One region of Streptomyces sp. NBC_00442 genomic DNA includes:
- a CDS encoding NHLP family bacteriocin export ABC transporter peptidase/permease/ATPase subunit, producing the protein MAAPVTAPHTTPPSPGLAPAGHGRAGPAPAGRARRSRRRRRAPGARRTTSVRTPTVLQMEALECGAASLAMVLAHYGRHVPLEELRIACGVSRDGSRASNILKAARSYGLTAKGMQMEPAALAEVRAPAILFWEFNHYVVYDGTGRRLGRRGVHINDPDKGRRFVASEDFDTSFTGVVLVLEPGPGFRRGGRRPGVLRALPARLRGTTGTMLASLLASLLLVAVGATLPALSRTYIDLFLIGHQSSLLGVLFAAMGTMVALTVVLTWLQQANLLRGRIISSTLSSARFFRHLLRLPVTFFAQRSPADLVQRLQSNDAVAETLARDLTAAAVDGIVVLLYAVLLWTYDPQLTVIGVAIALLNVVAMRVVVRLRATGTQKLRADSARLTNTSYTGLQLIETMKATGGENGFFRRWAGQHATTLDEQQRLGVPSAWLGVAAPALATLNSALILWIGGLRAVQGHLSIGLLVAFQALVTRFTAPVTRLNGVAGRVQDFAADVARLKDVENFPVDALHARPEPPASTRRLKGHVTLDDITFGYSPLDKPLLTGFSLTVGPGRQVALVGGSGSGKSTVSRLISGLYAPWEGTIRIDGRRLEDIPRGALAASVSFVDQDVFLFEGTVRDNIALWDPSIPDDAVVAALKDAALYEVVARRPGGIHSRVEQDGRNFSGGQRQRLEIARALVRTPSILVLDEVTSALDAETEHVIIDNLRRRGCACVVIAHRLSTVRDSDEIVVLDHGSVVERGRHEELVAAGGPYAELVREH; encoded by the coding sequence TTGGCTGCTCCCGTGACCGCACCGCACACCACACCCCCCTCCCCCGGCCTCGCGCCCGCCGGTCACGGCCGCGCCGGGCCCGCGCCGGCCGGCCGCGCCCGGCGCTCCCGCCGTCGCCGACGGGCGCCCGGGGCGCGGCGCACGACGAGCGTGCGCACCCCCACCGTGCTCCAGATGGAGGCGCTCGAATGCGGCGCCGCCTCGCTCGCCATGGTGCTCGCCCACTATGGCCGCCACGTGCCCCTGGAGGAACTGCGCATCGCCTGCGGCGTCTCGCGCGACGGCTCACGGGCCAGCAACATCTTGAAGGCGGCCCGTAGTTACGGGCTGACGGCCAAGGGCATGCAGATGGAACCGGCCGCGCTCGCCGAGGTGCGTGCGCCGGCCATCCTGTTCTGGGAGTTCAACCACTACGTCGTGTACGACGGCACGGGGCGCCGGCTGGGCCGCCGGGGCGTCCACATCAACGACCCCGACAAGGGCCGCCGCTTCGTGGCGTCGGAGGACTTCGACACGAGCTTCACCGGCGTGGTCCTCGTCCTGGAGCCGGGCCCCGGCTTCCGGCGCGGCGGCCGCAGGCCCGGTGTCCTTCGCGCGCTGCCCGCCCGGCTGCGCGGCACCACGGGCACGATGCTCGCCTCGCTGCTCGCCAGCCTGCTCCTGGTGGCCGTCGGCGCCACGCTGCCCGCGCTGAGCCGCACCTACATCGACCTCTTCCTGATAGGCCATCAGAGCTCCTTGCTGGGTGTGCTGTTCGCGGCCATGGGCACCATGGTGGCGCTGACGGTCGTCCTGACCTGGCTCCAGCAGGCCAATCTGCTGCGCGGGCGGATCATCTCCTCCACGCTGAGCAGCGCCCGGTTCTTCCGTCATCTGCTGAGGCTGCCGGTCACGTTCTTCGCGCAGCGCAGTCCCGCCGACCTCGTGCAGCGGCTCCAGTCCAACGACGCGGTCGCCGAGACCCTGGCCAGGGACCTGACCGCGGCGGCCGTGGACGGCATCGTCGTGCTGCTGTACGCCGTCCTGCTGTGGACCTACGATCCGCAGCTGACCGTCATCGGGGTCGCCATCGCGCTCCTCAACGTCGTCGCGATGCGCGTGGTGGTGCGGCTGCGCGCCACCGGCACGCAGAAGCTGCGCGCCGACAGCGCCCGGCTCACCAACACCTCCTACACCGGGCTGCAGTTGATCGAGACGATGAAGGCGACCGGCGGTGAGAACGGGTTCTTCCGCCGGTGGGCGGGCCAGCACGCCACCACCCTCGACGAACAGCAGCGTCTGGGGGTGCCCAGCGCCTGGCTCGGCGTGGCCGCCCCCGCGCTCGCCACGCTGAACAGCGCGCTGATCCTGTGGATCGGCGGGCTGCGGGCGGTCCAGGGGCACCTCTCGATCGGTCTGCTCGTCGCGTTCCAGGCGCTCGTGACCCGTTTCACCGCCCCGGTCACCCGCCTCAACGGCGTGGCGGGGCGCGTCCAGGACTTCGCGGCGGACGTGGCCCGGCTCAAGGACGTCGAGAACTTCCCCGTGGACGCGCTGCACGCGCGGCCCGAGCCGCCCGCGAGCACCCGCCGCCTCAAGGGCCATGTGACGCTCGACGACATCACCTTCGGCTACAGCCCGCTCGACAAGCCCCTGCTCACCGGGTTCTCGCTGACCGTCGGACCGGGCCGCCAGGTGGCCCTGGTCGGCGGCTCGGGGAGCGGCAAGTCGACGGTGTCCCGGCTGATTTCGGGCCTGTACGCGCCTTGGGAGGGCACCATCCGCATCGACGGGCGGCGCCTGGAGGACATTCCGCGGGGCGCGCTCGCCGCGTCGGTGTCCTTCGTCGACCAGGACGTCTTCCTCTTCGAGGGCACGGTGCGGGACAACATCGCGCTGTGGGACCCCTCGATCCCGGACGACGCCGTCGTCGCCGCCCTCAAGGACGCGGCCCTGTACGAGGTCGTCGCGCGCCGCCCCGGCGGCATCCACAGCCGCGTCGAGCAGGACGGGCGCAACTTCTCCGGTGGTCAGCGCCAGCGCCTGGAGATCGCTCGGGCGCTGGTGCGCACGCCCAGCATCCTGGTCCTCGACGAGGTCACCAGCGCGCTGGACGCCGAGACCGAGCACGTCATCATCGACAATCTGCGCCGCCGCGGCTGCGCCTGCGTGGTCATCGCGCATCGCCTCAGCACGGTCCGCGACAGCGACGAGATCGTGGTACTCGACCACGGAAGCGTCGTCGAGCGGGGCCGTCACGAGGAGCTGGTCGCGGCCGGGGGCCCCTACGCCGAGCTGGTCAGGGAGCACTGA
- a CDS encoding type A2 lantipeptide, with the protein MNNAQVATLEISDADLDNVSGGLVGTALSNVTGTADSVLPVSGIVNSVTGLVGSVTGVNTGAVTGLATGLVAGL; encoded by the coding sequence ATGAACAACGCTCAGGTTGCGACCCTCGAGATCTCCGACGCCGACCTGGACAACGTGTCCGGCGGCCTGGTCGGCACCGCGCTCTCCAACGTGACCGGCACCGCCGACTCCGTGCTCCCCGTCTCGGGCATCGTCAACTCGGTCACGGGCCTCGTCGGCTCGGTCACCGGTGTGAACACGGGCGCCGTCACGGGCCTGGCCACGGGCCTCGTCGCCGGTCTCTGA
- a CDS encoding chitinase, with translation MIGRTLRLLGAGLVLALAAQAPVAAAPSAPRADTCSLKPRPSGKVLQGYWENWDGAANGVHPGLGWIPLTDSRIRDHGYNVVNAAFPVIRSDGTVLWEDGMDATVKVATPAEMCQAKADGQTILMSIGGAAAGIDLGSSAVADRFVATIVPILKRYNFDGIDIDIETGLVGSGNIATLSPSQANLIRIIDGILAQMPAGFGLTMAPETAYVTGGSVTYGSIWGAYLPIVKKYADNGRLWWLNMQYYNGSMYGCSGDSYEAGTVAGFTAQTTCLDKGLTVQGTTVKVPLDKQVPGLPAQPGAGGGYMTTGQVAQAWNGYGGRLKGLMTWSLNWDGAKNWTFGTNVKALQGR, from the coding sequence ATGATCGGTCGTACGTTGCGTCTGCTGGGAGCCGGCCTCGTGCTGGCGCTCGCCGCGCAGGCCCCGGTGGCCGCCGCGCCGAGCGCGCCGCGGGCGGACACCTGCTCGCTCAAGCCGAGACCCTCGGGCAAGGTGCTCCAGGGCTACTGGGAGAACTGGGACGGCGCCGCCAACGGCGTTCACCCGGGGCTCGGCTGGATCCCCCTCACCGACTCCCGCATCCGCGACCACGGCTACAACGTCGTCAACGCCGCCTTCCCGGTGATCCGCTCGGACGGCACCGTCCTGTGGGAGGACGGCATGGACGCCACGGTGAAGGTGGCCACGCCCGCCGAGATGTGCCAGGCCAAGGCCGACGGCCAGACGATCCTCATGTCCATCGGCGGCGCCGCGGCCGGCATCGACCTCGGTTCGAGCGCCGTCGCCGACCGCTTCGTGGCGACGATCGTGCCGATCCTGAAGCGGTACAACTTCGACGGCATCGACATCGACATCGAGACCGGCCTGGTGGGCAGCGGGAACATCGCCACGCTCTCGCCGTCCCAGGCCAACCTCATCCGCATCATCGACGGCATCCTGGCCCAGATGCCGGCCGGCTTCGGCCTCACGATGGCCCCGGAGACCGCGTACGTCACCGGCGGCAGCGTGACGTACGGCTCGATCTGGGGGGCGTACCTGCCGATCGTGAAGAAGTACGCCGACAACGGCCGGCTGTGGTGGCTCAACATGCAGTACTACAACGGCAGCATGTACGGCTGCTCCGGCGACTCCTACGAGGCCGGAACGGTCGCCGGGTTCACCGCGCAGACCACCTGTCTCGACAAGGGCCTCACCGTGCAGGGCACCACGGTCAAGGTGCCCCTCGACAAGCAGGTACCCGGCCTTCCGGCCCAGCCGGGCGCCGGCGGCGGCTACATGACGACCGGTCAGGTCGCCCAGGCGTGGAACGGCTACGGCGGCCGGCTCAAGGGCCTGATGACCTGGTCGCTCAACTGGGACGGCGCGAAGAACTGGACGTTCGGCACCAACGTCAAGGCGCTCCAGGGGCGTTGA
- the pspAB gene encoding PspA-associated protein PspAB: MGFLDVLLGRTRPAAPDLDRLFALPSAVVTLRAATGFTPTGRGSVCFTTVEGRAFAGIREDVTQLLEADGERGGAPVEFSRDSYGFSWLLSRRGPDGLTSLVGDLHAVNSALEGAGFGPQLLCSLVGFEDAEGRAFALVYLYKRGTFYPFAPLSADRRDNALELRISAVLADDVRIEKDLSRWFPVWGAPGL, from the coding sequence ATGGGTTTCCTGGACGTCCTGCTCGGCCGCACCCGGCCCGCCGCACCCGACCTCGACCGGCTGTTCGCGCTGCCGTCCGCCGTGGTGACCCTGCGGGCGGCCACCGGGTTCACGCCGACCGGCCGGGGTTCGGTGTGCTTCACCACCGTGGAGGGCCGGGCCTTCGCCGGGATCCGCGAGGACGTGACACAGCTGCTCGAAGCGGACGGCGAACGCGGGGGCGCCCCTGTGGAGTTCAGCCGTGACTCCTACGGTTTCTCGTGGCTGCTCTCCCGTCGGGGCCCCGACGGCCTGACCTCGCTCGTGGGCGATCTGCACGCCGTGAACAGCGCACTCGAAGGGGCCGGGTTCGGCCCTCAACTCCTGTGTTCGCTGGTCGGGTTCGAGGACGCGGAGGGCCGGGCGTTCGCCTTGGTGTACCTCTACAAGCGGGGCACGTTCTATCCGTTCGCGCCGCTGTCCGCGGACCGGCGGGACAACGCACTCGAACTGCGGATCAGCGCGGTCCTCGCGGACGACGTGCGGATCGAGAAGGATCTGTCCCGCTGGTTCCCGGTCTGGGGCGCCCCGGGTCTGTGA
- a CDS encoding NHLP bacteriocin export ABC transporter permease/ATPase subunit yields the protein MTSPHPFPHPAQSPAAQGHDPVAAALAGLGQHIDCAGLPGFSLQGPEVLWQVVSGALDLFAVDAADGGHWHFLGRLEPGTLLLGPVEGPRHTLVGRPLRGCVLRRIPLRELYRPPHSTGYEGFSASGYDTGDAALSLLEHAFSLGVARGQRVLFEAPLDGRTAPDDAVADDDNLWLAVAPGSVQYGAAFSAEAAGDLLVDGALWQGMVNQQYRLLSALDRWIERMERAHEDRTAAGIKAGETVREEADRALLTSIGRTRGAPSRAASPGDDVTYAACRLVAEAAGITLADPSLGGAVGDRTDPVERVAVGSRIRTRPVRLDGRWWREDSGPLVGHRTSGTPVALLWRRGGYDAVHPASGRRTRVDAGNAGEFERRAVMFYRPLPERPLGAWGLLRFSLRGTRPDLRRLLLAGLVTVALGALVPLATGQVLGSFVPRAETDLIVQVSLAVVVGAVVSAAFTLLQNLTVLRMEGRIEATLQPAVWDRLLRLPTAFFAGRSTGELASAAMGVGAIRRVLSGTAPVVLQAGTVGLVNLVLLLCFSVPLALVAIAVLLVVAAVFLALGMGELRWQRRLVALSNKLNNQAFQTLRGLPKLRVAAAESFAYGAWAGEFARSRELHKRAGRITNMTTVLNAVYLPLCSLLMFALLAGPARGSLSAGAFLTFNTAVTMLLTAVTQLTGAFVSAAAVLPMFEQIRPVLDEAPEVRGASTQPGVLSGGIEARGVSFRYADDAPLVLDDVSLKVAPGEFVAVVGPSGCGKSTLLRLLIGFDDPVSGSVLYDGQDLSALDRAAVRRQCGVVLQNAQPLSGSILDCICGAEAFSQEEAWQAAAMAGLAEDIKRMPMGLHTMISGGGAISGGQRQRLMIAQALVRRPRVLFFDEATSALDNETQRVVMESTRGLDATRLVIAHRLSTVLDADRVIVMAEGRVVQQGPPAELLADPGGSLHELVRRQLL from the coding sequence GTGACCTCGCCACACCCCTTCCCGCACCCCGCGCAGAGCCCGGCCGCCCAGGGGCACGACCCCGTCGCCGCCGCGCTCGCCGGGCTCGGGCAGCACATCGACTGCGCCGGTCTGCCCGGCTTCTCGCTCCAGGGCCCCGAGGTGCTGTGGCAGGTGGTGAGCGGCGCCCTCGACCTGTTCGCGGTCGACGCGGCGGACGGCGGCCACTGGCACTTCCTCGGCCGCCTCGAACCGGGCACCCTGCTCCTCGGGCCCGTCGAAGGCCCGCGCCACACCCTGGTCGGCCGCCCCCTGCGGGGGTGCGTGCTGCGCCGCATCCCGCTGCGCGAGCTGTACCGGCCTCCGCACTCCACGGGGTACGAGGGCTTCAGCGCGAGCGGGTACGACACCGGTGACGCGGCCCTGAGTCTGTTGGAGCATGCCTTCTCGCTGGGGGTGGCACGGGGTCAACGGGTGCTGTTCGAGGCCCCGTTGGACGGCCGTACGGCCCCGGACGACGCGGTGGCCGACGACGACAATCTGTGGCTCGCGGTCGCGCCCGGCAGCGTGCAGTACGGGGCCGCGTTCAGCGCCGAGGCGGCCGGTGACCTGCTCGTCGACGGCGCCCTGTGGCAGGGCATGGTCAATCAGCAGTACCGGCTCCTTTCGGCGCTGGACCGCTGGATCGAGCGCATGGAGCGCGCCCACGAGGACCGCACCGCGGCCGGGATCAAGGCGGGCGAGACCGTCCGCGAGGAGGCGGACCGGGCGCTGCTGACCTCCATCGGCCGCACCCGCGGCGCGCCGTCGCGCGCCGCGTCGCCGGGCGACGACGTGACGTACGCGGCCTGCCGGCTCGTCGCCGAGGCGGCCGGCATCACCCTGGCCGACCCCTCGCTCGGCGGCGCGGTCGGCGACCGGACCGACCCCGTCGAGCGGGTCGCGGTCGGCTCGCGGATCCGCACCCGGCCGGTGAGACTCGACGGCCGCTGGTGGCGCGAGGACTCCGGCCCGCTGGTGGGCCACCGCACGAGCGGCACACCGGTCGCGCTGCTGTGGCGGCGCGGCGGGTACGACGCGGTGCACCCGGCGTCGGGCCGGCGCACCCGGGTGGACGCGGGCAATGCCGGGGAGTTCGAGCGGCGCGCCGTGATGTTCTACCGCCCGCTGCCCGAGCGGCCCCTCGGCGCCTGGGGGCTACTGCGCTTCAGCCTGCGCGGCACCCGTCCGGACCTGCGCCGGCTGCTCCTCGCCGGCCTCGTGACGGTGGCGCTCGGCGCCCTGGTGCCGCTCGCGACCGGTCAGGTGCTCGGCTCGTTCGTGCCGCGCGCCGAGACGGATCTCATCGTGCAGGTGTCGCTGGCCGTCGTCGTCGGCGCCGTCGTGTCGGCCGCGTTCACGCTGCTCCAGAACCTCACCGTCCTGCGCATGGAGGGACGTATCGAAGCCACCCTCCAACCCGCCGTGTGGGACCGCCTGTTGAGGCTTCCGACCGCGTTCTTCGCCGGGCGTTCCACCGGCGAGCTGGCGAGTGCGGCGATGGGGGTCGGCGCGATCCGCCGGGTCCTTTCGGGCACCGCTCCCGTCGTCCTGCAGGCGGGCACGGTCGGGCTCGTCAACCTGGTCCTGCTGCTGTGCTTCAGCGTGCCGCTCGCCCTGGTGGCGATCGCCGTGCTCCTGGTCGTCGCGGCGGTGTTCCTCGCCCTGGGGATGGGGGAGCTGCGCTGGCAGCGCCGTCTGGTCGCGCTGAGCAACAAGCTCAACAACCAGGCGTTCCAGACCCTGCGCGGACTGCCCAAACTGCGGGTCGCGGCGGCCGAGAGCTTCGCCTACGGCGCGTGGGCGGGCGAATTCGCGCGCAGCAGGGAGCTCCACAAGCGGGCCGGGCGGATCACGAACATGACGACGGTCCTCAACGCCGTGTATCTGCCGCTGTGTTCACTCCTGATGTTCGCCCTGCTCGCGGGGCCGGCCCGCGGTTCGCTGTCGGCCGGCGCGTTCCTGACGTTCAACACCGCGGTGACGATGCTGCTCACGGCCGTCACCCAGCTCACCGGGGCGTTCGTCTCGGCCGCCGCGGTGCTGCCCATGTTCGAGCAGATCAGGCCGGTGCTCGACGAAGCACCCGAGGTGCGCGGGGCCAGCACCCAGCCCGGTGTCCTGTCGGGCGGGATCGAGGCACGAGGGGTGTCCTTCCGCTACGCCGACGACGCCCCGCTCGTCCTGGACGACGTGTCGCTGAAGGTGGCGCCGGGCGAGTTCGTGGCGGTCGTCGGGCCCAGCGGCTGCGGCAAGTCGACCCTGCTGCGCCTGCTCATCGGCTTCGACGACCCGGTGTCGGGCAGCGTCCTGTACGACGGCCAGGACCTGTCCGCCCTCGACCGGGCGGCCGTGCGCCGCCAGTGCGGGGTCGTGCTGCAGAACGCCCAGCCGCTCTCCGGGTCGATCCTGGACTGCATCTGCGGCGCGGAGGCGTTCAGCCAGGAGGAGGCGTGGCAGGCGGCCGCGATGGCGGGGCTCGCCGAAGACATCAAGCGGATGCCGATGGGGCTCCACACCATGATCTCCGGCGGCGGGGCCATCTCGGGCGGCCAGCGCCAGCGCCTCATGATCGCCCAGGCGTTGGTGCGGCGCCCCCGCGTGCTGTTCTTCGACGAGGCCACGAGCGCCCTGGACAACGAGACCCAGCGCGTCGTGATGGAGAGCACCAGGGGTCTCGACGCCACCCGTCTCGTCATCGCCCACCGGCTCTCCACGGTCCTGGACGCCGACCGGGTGATCGTCATGGCGGAGGGCCGCGTGGTACAGCAGGGGCCGCCCGCCGAGCTCCTCGCCGATCCCGGCGGAAGCCTGCACGAGTTGGTGCGACGCCAGCTGCTCTGA
- the htpX gene encoding zinc metalloprotease HtpX, with product MIKRTAVRTRFAPDRELTTRMLVTVFLLGLLYVAFVAVLVVLLKSVVVVVVVAAAVLWSQYWFSDRIALYAMHGRVVTRQEQPHLHGVVDRLCATADMPRPQLAVADTDLPNAFATGRNADHAVLCVTTGLLRRLEPDELEGVLAHELSHVAHRDVAVITVASFLGVVAGLVVRFAFYSQLYGGRGRRDQNTMVVLAAVMGVSALVYSLSFLLIRTLSRYRELAADRAGALLTGHPSALASALTKLDGDIARIPGKDLRTASAFNAFYFVPALGAGSRVARLFATHPSLEERLERLARISAELGRPA from the coding sequence ATGATCAAAAGGACGGCTGTGCGCACCCGTTTCGCACCGGACCGGGAGCTGACCACGCGCATGCTGGTCACGGTGTTCCTGCTGGGCCTGCTGTACGTGGCCTTCGTCGCGGTCCTCGTGGTCCTGCTCAAGTCGGTGGTCGTGGTCGTCGTGGTGGCGGCGGCCGTCCTGTGGTCTCAGTACTGGTTCTCCGACCGGATCGCCCTGTACGCGATGCACGGCCGGGTCGTGACCCGCCAGGAGCAGCCGCATCTGCACGGCGTCGTCGACCGGCTGTGCGCCACCGCGGACATGCCGAGGCCGCAGCTCGCCGTCGCCGACACGGACCTGCCCAACGCGTTCGCCACCGGCCGCAACGCCGACCACGCGGTGCTCTGCGTCACCACGGGGCTGCTGCGCCGTCTGGAGCCCGACGAACTGGAGGGAGTGCTGGCGCACGAGCTGTCGCACGTGGCGCACCGCGACGTCGCGGTGATCACCGTCGCCTCGTTCCTCGGCGTGGTCGCGGGGCTCGTCGTGCGCTTCGCGTTCTACTCGCAGCTGTACGGGGGCCGCGGACGGCGCGACCAGAACACGATGGTGGTCCTCGCGGCCGTCATGGGGGTCTCGGCGCTGGTGTACTCGCTGAGCTTCCTCCTCATCCGCACGCTCTCGCGCTACCGCGAACTGGCCGCCGACCGGGCCGGCGCGCTGCTGACCGGGCATCCGTCCGCCCTCGCCTCCGCGCTGACCAAGCTCGACGGCGACATCGCCCGCATCCCCGGCAAGGACCTGCGCACCGCGAGTGCGTTCAACGCCTTCTACTTCGTGCCCGCTCTCGGCGCGGGCAGCCGCGTCGCCCGGCTCTTCGCCACCCACCCGAGTCTGGAGGAGCGCCTGGAACGGCTGGCCAGGATCTCGGCGGAGCTCGGGCGTCCGGCATGA
- a CDS encoding HlyD family efflux transporter periplasmic adaptor subunit, with protein sequence MQFRQQALSKLQSPEELDLPVRFARPQGRLVLLVTVMVMAAACFWAVEGSVSSTIDAPAVLTHAQGSYVLQSPVAGQITAVFAKEGQSLAADAPLLKVRTAQGDRTVRVIAAGRLTGLGATIGSVVATGANVASVERAGGPDDPLVAMVYVPGDSGAQVPVGARVDLGVQSVPADRYGVLRGRVAAVGRTAQSGQQIAAFLGDARLAEQVSQQGRPVAVLVRLDRAPTASGYRWSSADGPPFAVDSMTPATATVHLADRRPLDWLLP encoded by the coding sequence GTGCAGTTTCGCCAACAGGCCCTTTCCAAACTGCAGTCGCCGGAGGAACTCGACCTGCCGGTGCGTTTCGCGCGCCCGCAGGGCAGGCTCGTTCTTCTGGTCACCGTGATGGTCATGGCCGCCGCCTGTTTCTGGGCCGTCGAGGGTTCCGTCTCCTCCACGATCGACGCCCCCGCCGTCCTCACGCACGCCCAGGGCAGCTATGTCCTGCAGAGCCCGGTGGCGGGCCAGATCACCGCGGTGTTCGCCAAGGAGGGCCAGTCCCTTGCCGCCGACGCGCCGCTCCTGAAGGTGCGTACCGCCCAGGGCGACCGGACCGTCCGTGTGATCGCCGCGGGGCGACTCACCGGTCTCGGCGCCACCATCGGATCCGTCGTCGCCACCGGCGCGAACGTGGCCAGCGTGGAACGCGCCGGCGGCCCCGACGACCCCCTGGTGGCCATGGTGTACGTGCCCGGCGACAGCGGTGCGCAGGTGCCGGTGGGCGCCCGCGTCGACCTCGGCGTGCAGTCCGTCCCGGCCGACCGGTACGGGGTGCTGCGCGGGCGGGTCGCCGCCGTCGGCAGGACCGCGCAGAGCGGCCAGCAGATCGCCGCGTTCCTCGGCGACGCCCGCCTCGCCGAGCAGGTGTCGCAACAGGGCAGACCCGTCGCGGTTCTCGTACGCCTGGACCGCGCGCCCACGGCGTCCGGCTACCGCTGGTCGTCGGCCGACGGCCCGCCGTTCGCCGTCGACTCCATGACCCCGGCCACCGCCACCGTCCACCTGGCCGACCGGCGTCCCCTCGATTGGCTGCTCCCGTGA